ATTAATAACAGTATCAAATTCACACCTGAAGGCGGGAGTATAAGAATTAATTTGTGCAACACGGGTGATACAATTGACTTTAGAATAACTGACACTGGTGTAGGAATTGCTGAGGATGACCAAGCTCATATTTTTGAGCGTTTTTTTAAAGGAGATAAATCGCGAAGACCGGCAATAAAAGGCAATGGTTTAGGTCTTTCAATTGTTAAAAAGATTGTTGATTTACATCATGGTACTATAAAAATTCAAAGTAAATTAGGAGAAGGTGCCACATTTACAGTATCATTGCCTAGTAACCTTAATATATAAAGAAATTTTTAATAAAAACAACCTTACTATACGTAATAAGTAAGGTTGTTTTTTAGTTTAAATTCAGTTTACAAACTGGATGTAATATTAAAAACATAGTTAGTAAAGGAGGATTTTTAATATGAGAAATGTGATTCAGGTTAATAATTTGATGAAACAATATAAAAAATCTAATAAGATTTCAGTGGATAATATCAGTTTTAATGTAGAAGAAGGACAGTTTTTTGCTTTTTTAGGGCCAAATGGAGCTGGTAAGTCAACAACAATATCAATTTTGACAACAATACGCTCAAAGACAAGTGGAAATATTTCTGTTGCAGGTTATGACTTGGAGCATCATGCAAATAAAATTAGATCTAATATAGGTGTCATTTTTCAGAATCCTAGTCTTGATTTGGAATTAACTGCTGAAGAAAACATAAGAATGCATGTCAGTATCTATGGCACCTATAAGTTTCGACCATTTTACAAAATGATGCCTAAGGCATATAAACAGCGTATTGAGGAACTTGCAGAAATAGTAGGTCTTAAAGAAAATCTCTTTAAGAAACTAAAAACATTTTCGGGTGGGATGAAACGAAAATTAGAAATTATCCGTGGATTAATGCATAATCCTAAAATACTGTTTTTAGACGAGCCAACACAGGGATTGGATGCTGAAAGCCGAAACTCCCTATGGGAATATATAAACAAACTTCGCTTGGAGAAAAATATCACTATCTTTTTAACTACTCACTATTTGGAGGAGGCAGAAGGTGCTGATAGAATTTGTATTATGAATAAAGGAAAAATTTTGATGATAGGACCACCTGAAGAAATTAAGAATAAACTGCTTCTTGAAAAGTATATGTACATTGACGCCCATGAT
This sequence is a window from Clostridium sp. 'White wine YQ'. Protein-coding genes within it:
- a CDS encoding ABC transporter ATP-binding protein, with amino-acid sequence MRNVIQVNNLMKQYKKSNKISVDNISFNVEEGQFFAFLGPNGAGKSTTISILTTIRSKTSGNISVAGYDLEHHANKIRSNIGVIFQNPSLDLELTAEENIRMHVSIYGTYKFRPFYKMMPKAYKQRIEELAEIVGLKENLFKKLKTFSGGMKRKLEIIRGLMHNPKILFLDEPTQGLDAESRNSLWEYINKLRLEKNITIFLTTHYLEEAEGADRICIMNKGKILMIGPPEEIKNKLLLEKYMYIDAHDRDTLKKELSTFGASFTETEHGLKVAYEEQTPQQLLSKLTITLSKLNINKPTLEEAYLKLIKEECEL